One genomic segment of Melospiza georgiana isolate bMelGeo1 chromosome 21, bMelGeo1.pri, whole genome shotgun sequence includes these proteins:
- the LOC131092235 gene encoding urotensin-2 receptor-like, with product MEPNGTAAAGDNGTAAAAGGGGAPGSGPLLIPSAFGTVLSVMYVAGVAGNVYTLVVMCHSARCAAPMYSSIVSLALADLLYLSTIPFIVCTYLAQDWYFGDLGCRILLSLDLLTMHASIFTLTLMCTERYLAVTRPLDTLKRSRGYRKVTAGAVWSVSLLLTLPMMLMVTLTEGGKAEGKVKRMCAPTWSVDAYRTYLTVLFSTSIMAPGIIIGFLYTRLARTYLESQRNPPHKEKSKRSPRQKVLIMIFSIVLVFWACFLPFWIWQLVRLYSSSLHLTTQTQKCINYLVTCLTYSNSCINPFLYTLLTKNYREYLRNRHRNFYRFTSSFRKRGSNLQCSWGRSMSSSNQYDYSSEALGMATLKDK from the coding sequence atGGAGCCCAACGggacggcggcggcgggggaCAACgggacggcggcggcggcgggcggcgggggaGCCCCCGGGAGCGGCCCCCTGCTCATCCCCTCGGCCTTCGGGACGGTGCTGTCGGTGATGTACGTGGCCGGGGTGGCCGGCAATGTCTACACGCTGGTGGTGATGTGCCACTCGGCGCGCTGCGCCGCCCCCATGTACAGCTCCATCGTCAGCCTGGCCCTGGCCGACCTGCTCTACCTCTCCACCATCCCCTTCATCGTCTGCACCTACCTGGCCCAGGACTGGTACTTCGGGGACCTGGGCTGCCGcatcctgctcagcctggacCTGCTCACCATGCACGCCAGCATCTTCACCCTGACCCTCATGTGCACCGAGCGCTACCTGGCCGTCACCCGGCCCCTGGACACCCTGAAGCGGTCGCGGGGCTACCGGAAGGTCACGGCGGGGGCCGTGTGGTCGGTGTCGCTGCTGCTCACGCTGCCCATGATGCTGATGGTCACGCTGACCGAGGGGGGCAAGGCAGAGGGCAAGGTGAAGAGGATGTGTGCGCCCACCTGGAGCGTGGACGCCTACAGGACCTACCTGACCGTGCTCTTCAGCACCAGCATCATGGCCCCGGGCATCATCATCGGCTTCCTCTACACGCGCCTGGCCAGGACCTACCTGGAGTCCCAGAGGAACCCCCCCCACAAGGAGAAGAGCAAGAGGTCCCCCCGGCAGAAGGTCCTCATCATGATTTTCAGCATCGTGCTGGTCTTCTGGGCCTGCTTCCTGCCCTTTTGGATCTGGCAGCTGGTGCGCCTctacagcagctccctgcatcTCACCACCCAAACCCAGAAGTGCATTAACTACCTGGTGACCTGCCTGACCTACAGCAACAGCTGCATCAACCCTTTCCTCTACACCCTGCTCACCAAAAACTACCGGGAGTACCTGCGCAACCGGCACCGCAACTTCTACAGGTTCACGTCGTCCTTCCGCAAGAGGGGCTCCAACCTGCAGTGCTCCTGGGGCCGCTCCATGTCCTCCAGCAACCAGTATGACTACAGCTCCGAGGCGCTGGGCATGGCCACGCTCAAGGAcaagtga